Proteins co-encoded in one Xanthomonas campestris pv. badrii genomic window:
- a CDS encoding alpha/beta hydrolase — protein MAFDPDVVALFAQLQQAGAPPMEALPLAEARAMMRGMSAQLGFPVLEMQVRDLRACTASGNVPLRLYRPPGLADDPAPTCLFVHGGGGVVGDLDSHDDICRQLAARVGCQVLAVDYRLAPEHPAPAGVEDVIAVLRWLVAHPQQVGADLRRLAVAGDSMGGSIAAVVALVARDAGIALRCQVLLYPLTDAREDSAVHASRTTNADIPPLTRPAMRFFNQHLFQDAAITHDWRMSPLLAPDVAGVAPALIVLAELDILHDEGLRYAERLGAAGVEVSVQTFPGMIHGFFQMGRAIQAAETTMELCAQMLRQRLLPL, from the coding sequence ATGGCCTTCGATCCAGATGTCGTCGCCCTGTTTGCACAGCTGCAGCAGGCCGGTGCGCCGCCGATGGAGGCGCTGCCGTTGGCGGAGGCACGCGCCATGATGCGCGGCATGAGCGCGCAGCTCGGCTTTCCGGTGCTTGAGATGCAGGTGCGCGATCTGCGCGCCTGCACCGCCAGCGGGAACGTGCCGCTGCGCCTGTATCGCCCGCCGGGGCTTGCGGACGACCCCGCGCCCACCTGCCTGTTCGTGCACGGCGGCGGTGGCGTCGTGGGCGATCTGGACTCGCACGACGACATCTGCCGCCAGCTGGCCGCGCGCGTCGGCTGCCAGGTGCTGGCGGTGGACTACCGCCTGGCCCCGGAACACCCGGCGCCGGCGGGCGTGGAAGACGTCATCGCCGTGTTGCGGTGGCTGGTGGCGCATCCGCAGCAGGTCGGCGCGGATCTTCGGCGGTTGGCGGTGGCCGGCGACAGCATGGGCGGGTCCATCGCTGCGGTGGTGGCGCTGGTGGCGCGCGATGCCGGCATCGCGCTGCGCTGCCAGGTGTTGCTGTACCCGCTGACCGATGCGCGCGAAGACAGCGCTGTGCATGCATCGCGCACCACCAACGCCGACATTCCGCCGCTGACCCGCCCGGCAATGCGCTTCTTCAACCAGCACCTGTTCCAGGACGCTGCCATCACGCACGACTGGCGTATGTCACCGCTGTTGGCGCCGGACGTGGCCGGCGTGGCGCCGGCGCTGATCGTGCTGGCCGAGTTGGACATCCTGCACGACGAAGGGCTGCGCTACGCCGAACGCCTGGGTGCGGCCGGCGTGGAGGTCAGCGTGCAGACCTTCCCCGGCATGATCCACGGCTTCTTCCAGATGGGCCGCGCCATCCAGGCGGCGGAAACCACCATGGAGCTGTGCGCGCAGATGCTGCGGCAACGGTTGCTGCCGCTGTAA